A window of the Stigmatella aurantiaca genome harbors these coding sequences:
- a CDS encoding transposase zinc-binding domain-containing protein, which translates to MECGVLAHGFARVRCESCKDEFLVAFSCKGRGVCPSCNAKRAHVTAVHLVEQVLPHVPYRQWTLSFPHRVRWVLLKDVGLLSDVLTVFLRAVFALQRRRARRQGLRDGQAGAVSFIQFFGSALQVTPHFHSLVPDGVFVPQEGGVRFEPLPPPTQG; encoded by the coding sequence CTGGAATGCGGAGTGCTGGCGCACGGCTTCGCGCGGGTGCGCTGCGAGAGTTGCAAGGACGAGTTTCTCGTCGCCTTCTCGTGCAAGGGCCGAGGGGTGTGCCCGTCCTGCAACGCGAAGCGGGCGCATGTGACGGCGGTGCACCTGGTGGAGCAGGTGCTGCCGCACGTGCCCTACCGGCAATGGACGCTGTCCTTTCCGCACCGGGTGCGGTGGGTGCTGCTCAAGGACGTGGGACTGCTCTCGGACGTCCTCACCGTCTTCCTGCGCGCAGTGTTTGCCCTGCAGCGCCGAAGGGCACGGCGGCAGGGCCTGAGGGATGGGCAGGCCGGGGCCGTGTCGTTCATCCAGTTCTTCGGCTCCGCCTTGCAGGTGACTCCGCACTTCCACTCGCTGGTACCGGACGGCGTCTTCGTGCCGCAGGAGGGCGGCGTGCGCTTCGAGCCGTTGCCACCGCCCACGCAAGGCTAG
- a CDS encoding ATP-dependent helicase HrpA, with amino-acid sequence MLAYVKEAGGVRAMLEHLGLPTAGARLASARARPQAAWC; translated from the coding sequence GTGTTGGCGTACGTGAAGGAGGCGGGAGGGGTGCGGGCGATGCTGGAGCACCTGGGCCTGCCCACGGCAGGTGCGAGGCTGGCCTCGGCGCGCGCGCGCCCTCAAGCCGCGTGGTGTTGA